A genomic window from Anguilla rostrata isolate EN2019 chromosome 14, ASM1855537v3, whole genome shotgun sequence includes:
- the LOC135239977 gene encoding LOW QUALITY PROTEIN: vasculin-like (The sequence of the model RefSeq protein was modified relative to this genomic sequence to represent the inferred CDS: deleted 2 bases in 1 codon), with amino-acid sequence MAQHDFAPAWLNFPTPASSAKPSLSCEKPPEAPVCPDGRSDVSRRRHNSSDGFQSLNGRAGGSYSRKEKNGWRGRNGSEGGASRAAFHGGGGHGRSRPTAPQGGKNKVLHESNSGHNGSGKHEEGDPRKQFQAEDFPSLNPDAERELNQNKAVAVGVWEHPPNPKSRTSKMMVIKRMPKEEPSSTLPAPAHTQPAPPKNGTPSFYKGLVPKPVAVPAKGSRSCSSSPVDKASQPRLMMRLSRARTDRKSHFLKALKQDRVDEEDLDNPCKDDEAFHVQNSNLGHGDENRNSFERPAPRENGNAPLVARQQILRSSTFPQPEVLSSSLEAEHRLLKEMGWQEDSENDETCAPLTEDEMREFQAISEQVLTDGLRRKRFLEETGLPCDFLGSWRNSTFRPTAEAEETETSSSDTSDDEA; translated from the exons ATGGCGCAGCATGATTTTGCTCCAGCCTGGCTCAATTTTCCCACACCGGCCTCATCAGCGAAG CCGTCTCTGAGCTGCGAGAAGCCGCCGGAGGCCCCCGTTTGCCCGGACGGCCGCAGCGATGTGAGTCGCAGACGACACAACTCCTCCGACGGATTCCAGTCCCTCAATGGACGCGCTGGAG GAAGTTACTCCAGGAAGGAGAAGAACGGCTGGAGGGGCCGGAACGGCAGCGAGGGCGGGGCCTCGCGGGCGGCGTTCCACGGCGGGGGGGGCCACGGGCGCTCCAGGCCCACGGCCCCCCAGGGGGGCAAGAACAAGGTCCTGCACGAGAGCAACTCCGGGCACAACGGCAGCGGCAAGCACGAAGAGGGCGACCCACGCAAGCAGTTCCAGGCTGAAGACTTT cCGTCTCTGAATCCGGACGCGGAACGGGAGCTCAACCAGAACAAAGCGGTAGCAGTGGGAGTATGGG AGCACCCGCCGAATCCCAAGTCCAGGACCTCTAAAATGATGGTGATCAAGCGCATGCCGAAGGAGGAGCCCAGCTCGACGCTGCCCGCCCCGGCCCACACCCAGCCCGCACCCCCCAAGAACGGGACCCCCTCCTTCTACAAGGGCCTGGTCCCCAAACCGGTCGCTGTCCCCGCTAAG GGCAGCCGCTcttgctcctcctcccccgtgGACAAGGCCAGCCAGCCGCGGCTGATGATGAGGCTGAGCCGCGCGcgcacagacaggaagagccACTTCCTCAAGGCCCTGAAGCAGGACCGGGTGGACGAGGAGGACCTGGACAACCCCTGCAAG GACGACGAAGCCTTCCACGTGCAGAACAGCAACCTGGGCCACGGGGACGAGAACCGAAACAGCTTCGAGCGCCCCGCCCCGCGGGAGAACGGGAACGCCCCGCTCGTGGCCCGGCAACAGATCCTCCGCTCCTCCACCTTCCCGCAGCCTGAAGTGCTGTCCAGCTCCCTGGAGGCGGAGCAcag GCTGCTGAAGGAGATGGGCTGgcaggaggacagtgaaaacgACGAGACCTGCGCCCCGCTCACCGAGGACGAGATGAGGGAGTTCCAGGCCATAAGCGAACAGGTGCTCAC AGACGGCCTGCGGAGAAAGCGGTTCCTGGAAGAGACCGGGCTG CCCTGCGACTTCCTGGGCTCCTGGCGGAACAGCACTTTCAGACCCACCGCCGAGGCAGAGGAGACCGAGACCAGCAGCAGCGACACCTCGGACGACGAGGCCTGA